One Struthio camelus isolate bStrCam1 chromosome 10, bStrCam1.hap1, whole genome shotgun sequence genomic region harbors:
- the SLC38A8 gene encoding solute carrier family 38 member 8, which translates to MEKVAGESVRLLDKPAVAAAAGSPNLSSAGAVFIMLKSALGAGLLNFPWAFNKAGGIAPAVLVELGSLVFLVSGLAVLGYASSLSTQSTYQGVIREVCGTAVGKLCEVCFILNLFMISVAFLRVVGDQLEKLCDSFYPNGTLSGEGPSLQHWYADQRFTLSALCVLVIFPLSVPKEIGFQKYSSILGTLAACYLTLVIVIKYHLQAESLGLREPPHPSRASSWASMFSVIPTICFGFQCHEACVAIYSSMRNQNFSHWVAVSVLSMLICLLIYSLTGLYGYLTFGEDVAADILMSYPGNDAVVIVARLLFGISIVTIYPIVVLLGRSVVRDVWVNPKRRAVPVAEVHERRTRVALTISWIAATLAIALFVPDIGKVIGLIGGISAFFIFIFPGLCLVCMMGTEAVGPRKRAALVAWGVLSVLCGAFVCGQSTAGAAMELLRRT; encoded by the exons ATGGAGAAGGTGGCAGGGGAGAGCGTGCGCTTGTTAGATAAGCctgcggtggcggcagcagcgggcagcCCCAACCTCTCCTCGGCGGGGGCCGTCTTCATTATGCTGAAATCTGCCCTTGGAGCAGGGCTGCTCAATTTCCCCTGGGCATTCAACAAAGCTGGCGGGATCGCACCGGCCGTTCTCGTGGAGCTG GGCTCGTTAGTCTTCCTCGTCAGTGggctggcagtgctgggctaTGCTTCATCCCTCAGCACGCAGTCCACGTACCAAGGTGTCATCCGGGAGGTCTGTGGCACGGCAGTGGGGAAGCTCTGCGAGGTCTGCTTCATCCTCAACCTCTTCATGATCTCCGTGGCCTTTCTCAGGGTTGTAGGTGACCAACTGGAGAAAC TGTGTGACTCCTTCTACCCCAACGGCACGCTGAGCGGAGAGGGACCGTCGCTGCAGCACTGGTACGCTGACCAGCGCTTCACGCTCTCGGCTCTCTGCGTCCTTGTGATCTTCCCTCTCTCCGTCCCCAAGGAGATCGGCTTCCAGAAGTACTCCAG CATCCTGGGCACATTGGCTGCCTGCTACCTCACCCTTGTCATTGTCATAAAGTACCACCTGCAAGCGGAGAGCCTCGGCCTACGCGAGCCCCCCCATCCCTCCAG GGCTTCCTCCTGGGCCTCCATGTTCAGCGTCATCCCTACCATCTGTTTTGGGTTTCAG TGCCACGAGGCCTGTGTGGCCATCTACAGCAGCATGCGCAACCAGAATTTCTCCCACTGGGTCGCCGTCTCTGTGCTCTCCATGCTCATCTGCCTGCTCATTTACTCCCTCACAG GGCTGTATGGTTACCTGACCTTTGGCGAGGACGTGGCGGCTGACATCCTGATGTCCTACCCGGGGAACGACGCAGTTGTCATTGTCGCCCGCCTGCTCTTTGGCATCTCCATCGTGACCATCTACCCCATCGTCGTGCTGCTGGGCAG GTCTGTTGTCCGGGACGTGTGGGTGAACCCCAAGCGCAGGGCTGTGCCGGTGGCAGAGGTGCATGAGCGGCGGACCCGGGTGGCACTGACCATCTCATGGATCGCAGCAACACTTGCCATCGCTTTGTTCGTCCCCGATATTGGCAAGGTCATCGGGCTCATCGGGGGCATCAGTGCattcttcatcttcatcttccCAG GGCTGTGCTTGGTGTGCATGATGGGAACCGAAGCCGTCGGGCCAAGGAAGAG GGCCGCGCTCGTCGCCTGGGGCGTCCTCTCGGTGCTGTGCGGCGCCTTCGTCTGCGGGCAGAGCACGGCCGGCGCCGCCATGGAGCTGCTGCGCCGCACGTAG